A stretch of the Sphingobacterium thalpophilum genome encodes the following:
- a CDS encoding DUF885 family protein, with translation MMIKPDLKRKPCIGMIILCMVFPATVNAQHMDLYQHTTPVEPLIIEYQNDLEAVNYFYGPMPKGWRSQSVSPSPEQMERLIRLDNAYLARLKAFDYKRLNTNGQVDYILLNRKILRHQEELKEEMERYKKLKSYLPFADSIFGFEQKRRRGTSVEGRAIAAMFEQVRGSVQQERQKLSQKPAIDADDVRYLTGMIESLQTRLQSSFDFYNGYDPMFTWWVPKSYEGLHEALASYQEALNAKSNWKVYDDGSNIGGRPIGKIALNKKLKDEMIAYDAEDLLKIADKEWKWCVAELLKASREMGYGDDWKAAQEKVKNAYVPVGKQPDLINALYDRAQQFIKKHQLMDIPDLADETWGMIMMTPERQLVNPFFTGGREISISYPTNTMSYDQKMMSMRGNNPYFSLGTVQHELNPGHHLQYFMNKRYKPYREQNFNTPFWTEGWTLYWELLLYRLGFAQTPEERIGVLFWRMHRCARITFSIKFHLGEWTPQQCIDYLVNQVGHEPANAHGEVKRSFEGSYDPLYQLAYMIGGLQLLRLSDELVGGGKMSYKQFHERVIKENYMPMEMLRAILTEQDLNPQHQAVWKFYTFD, from the coding sequence ATGATGATAAAACCCGACCTTAAACGAAAGCCATGTATAGGTATGATCATACTTTGTATGGTATTTCCGGCTACAGTGAATGCGCAACATATGGATTTGTATCAGCACACCACTCCGGTGGAACCCCTTATCATAGAGTATCAGAATGACCTGGAGGCAGTGAACTACTTTTATGGTCCGATGCCAAAGGGCTGGCGATCTCAGTCTGTGAGTCCCTCTCCCGAGCAGATGGAACGATTAATCCGTCTCGACAATGCTTATCTGGCCAGATTAAAAGCATTTGATTATAAACGGTTAAATACCAATGGGCAGGTGGACTATATCCTCTTAAACCGGAAGATTCTTCGTCATCAGGAAGAACTAAAAGAGGAGATGGAGCGCTACAAGAAACTCAAATCTTACCTCCCGTTTGCGGACAGCATTTTCGGGTTCGAACAAAAGCGCAGGCGCGGTACTTCTGTTGAGGGGAGAGCGATCGCCGCAATGTTTGAGCAGGTCCGTGGATCCGTACAGCAGGAGAGACAAAAGCTGTCACAGAAGCCGGCGATTGATGCGGATGATGTACGTTATCTGACCGGTATGATCGAGTCCCTGCAAACCCGTTTGCAGAGCTCATTTGATTTCTATAATGGCTATGATCCAATGTTTACCTGGTGGGTTCCCAAATCTTATGAAGGACTTCATGAAGCCTTGGCTAGCTACCAAGAGGCCCTCAACGCCAAAAGTAACTGGAAGGTGTATGACGACGGCAGCAATATCGGCGGGAGACCGATCGGGAAGATCGCGCTCAATAAAAAGCTGAAAGATGAAATGATTGCCTATGATGCGGAAGATTTGTTGAAGATTGCAGATAAAGAGTGGAAATGGTGTGTGGCGGAGCTATTAAAGGCATCCCGGGAAATGGGGTATGGCGATGACTGGAAAGCAGCGCAGGAAAAAGTCAAAAACGCTTATGTGCCGGTGGGTAAGCAGCCTGATCTGATCAATGCGCTGTACGACAGAGCTCAACAATTTATCAAGAAACATCAGCTGATGGATATTCCGGATCTGGCGGATGAGACCTGGGGAATGATCATGATGACTCCGGAGCGGCAACTGGTGAACCCATTTTTTACAGGAGGCCGTGAGATCAGCATTTCATATCCGACCAATACGATGAGCTACGATCAAAAGATGATGAGCATGCGGGGAAATAATCCTTATTTCTCCTTGGGGACGGTGCAGCATGAACTTAATCCCGGCCATCATCTGCAGTATTTTATGAATAAAAGATATAAACCCTACCGGGAGCAGAACTTCAATACACCGTTTTGGACAGAGGGGTGGACCTTGTATTGGGAATTGCTGTTGTACAGACTTGGATTTGCCCAAACGCCTGAGGAGCGTATTGGTGTCCTGTTTTGGCGGATGCACCGTTGTGCACGTATTACATTCAGTATCAAATTTCATCTCGGTGAATGGACGCCCCAGCAATGTATTGATTATCTCGTGAACCAGGTGGGGCACGAACCTGCAAATGCGCACGGTGAGGTCAAACGATCTTTTGAAGGATCTTATGATCCCTTATATCAGCTGGCTTATATGATAGGAGGGCTACAGCTGCTGCGGCTCAGCGACGAATTGGTAGGCGGAGGCAAGATGTCCTACAAACAATTTCACGAGCGCGTAATCAAAGAAAATTACATGCCGATGGAAATGTTGCGGGCGATACTGACTGAGCAAGATCTCAATCCTCAGCATCAGGCCGTATGGAAGTTTTACACGTTTGATTAA
- a CDS encoding NAD(P)/FAD-dependent oxidoreductase, which yields MSTHHKGKVAIIGAGIAGLSTAYYLVKDGWEVIVLDKGSGLDNCSYGNAGMIVPSHFTPLAAPGIVAQGIKWMLDSKSPFYVRPTLNLSLIDWGLKFLKHANEQHVSRNAEAIRDLNLASSRLYDQWKADEQFDFELRQNGIMMLYKSEHVEHEEAELAEKAKKLGLAVEIYDAAGIQALEPHLRIETRGGILYKCDGIMYPPKLMKELTQYLHAQGVKFHYETEVNGFRTASKKVLSVVTDKGNFEADEIVLAGGAALPALASKLNLKLPLMPGKGYSFMHSPEEGTSLIHAALLLEARVAVTPMNNQIRFSGTMELGPANNKIYPNRVKGIVEAIPKYFPDLKVNYPQDIWYGYRPCSPDGLPYLGRASRYSNVSIAGGGGMMGLSLGPAFGNAVAAILSGRTTETDVSAFSPDRFQ from the coding sequence GTGTCAACACATCATAAAGGAAAGGTAGCGATTATCGGAGCAGGTATTGCGGGGCTGTCCACGGCCTATTATTTGGTAAAAGACGGCTGGGAAGTTATTGTTCTGGATAAAGGAAGCGGTCTGGACAATTGTTCTTATGGCAATGCCGGAATGATCGTGCCGAGTCATTTTACTCCGCTTGCGGCACCGGGTATTGTCGCGCAGGGGATCAAGTGGATGTTGGACAGCAAGAGTCCATTCTATGTGCGCCCTACACTCAATCTGTCACTGATCGATTGGGGACTGAAATTCCTGAAGCATGCCAATGAACAGCATGTCAGCCGGAATGCCGAAGCTATCCGGGATTTAAATCTGGCTAGCAGCAGGTTGTACGATCAGTGGAAAGCGGATGAGCAGTTTGATTTTGAACTTCGTCAAAACGGAATTATGATGCTTTATAAATCAGAGCATGTCGAACACGAAGAAGCTGAACTGGCAGAGAAAGCGAAAAAGCTTGGGCTGGCGGTCGAAATATATGATGCGGCCGGCATTCAGGCGTTAGAACCGCATCTCAGAATAGAGACACGTGGTGGTATCCTCTACAAATGCGACGGAATCATGTATCCACCGAAACTCATGAAGGAACTGACCCAATATCTCCATGCACAGGGTGTGAAATTCCACTACGAAACGGAAGTCAATGGATTCCGAACTGCCAGCAAAAAGGTGCTTAGCGTCGTCACTGACAAAGGCAATTTTGAAGCCGATGAAATTGTTCTTGCTGGGGGAGCCGCCTTACCGGCCTTGGCTTCGAAGCTGAATTTAAAATTGCCACTAATGCCCGGTAAGGGATATTCATTTATGCATAGTCCCGAGGAAGGTACTTCCCTGATACATGCCGCATTATTGCTAGAGGCCCGGGTGGCAGTGACGCCGATGAATAACCAGATCCGTTTTAGTGGAACCATGGAGCTTGGGCCAGCCAATAATAAGATCTACCCAAATCGGGTGAAGGGGATTGTCGAAGCTATTCCAAAGTACTTTCCCGATCTGAAGGTGAATTACCCGCAAGATATCTGGTATGGCTATAGGCCCTGCTCCCCCGATGGATTGCCTTATTTGGGGCGTGCATCCAGATACAGCAATGTCAGTATTGCCGGCGGCGGTGGTATGATGGGCCTGAGTTTGGGCCCTGCTTTCGGTAACGCAGTGGCAGCCATACTTTCGGGGCGGACCACCGAAACAGATGTATCTGCTTTTAGCCCTGATAGATTTCAATAA
- a CDS encoding 4-hydroxyproline epimerase — MKKTFFCIDSHTCGCPVRLVAGGAPLLNGDSMMARRLHFMEEYDWIRKGLMFEPRGHDMMSGSILYPPVDPRNDTGVLYIETSGCLPMCGHGTIGTVTIAIEEGLIQPKTPGKLRLETPAGLILIDYVQEGAKVKTVKLTNVKSFLYKEGLAVTCPDLGEIVADVAYGGNFYAIIDPQNNFKDISDFSASQLIHYGKIIRRLLNEKYEFVHPEDENIYGLSHIQWTGKPVKANSAGRNAVLVGENALDRSPCGTGTSARMAQWYAKGKLKRGEEFVHESYIGSQFVGRIEEETDMNGQAAIIPSVEGWARITGYNHIIIDDEDPYKEGFQVL; from the coding sequence ATGAAGAAGACATTTTTTTGTATCGATTCGCACACCTGCGGTTGTCCGGTAAGATTGGTCGCTGGCGGCGCTCCTCTCCTCAACGGCGATTCGATGATGGCACGTCGGCTCCACTTTATGGAGGAGTACGACTGGATCCGTAAGGGCCTCATGTTTGAACCGCGAGGGCATGATATGATGAGCGGCAGTATCCTATATCCACCGGTTGATCCGCGAAACGATACGGGCGTACTTTATATCGAAACCAGCGGCTGCCTTCCCATGTGCGGTCACGGTACGATAGGTACTGTGACCATCGCCATAGAAGAGGGGCTTATTCAGCCCAAAACACCGGGCAAGCTCCGTCTGGAAACTCCTGCAGGGCTAATCCTGATCGATTATGTGCAGGAGGGTGCAAAAGTAAAGACTGTAAAGCTGACAAATGTCAAATCTTTCCTATACAAAGAAGGACTTGCCGTGACATGCCCAGATCTCGGTGAGATCGTGGCCGACGTTGCCTATGGAGGAAACTTTTACGCGATTATCGATCCCCAAAACAATTTTAAAGATATCAGCGATTTTTCAGCTAGCCAGCTGATCCATTACGGTAAAATAATCCGGCGCCTGCTGAATGAAAAGTATGAGTTTGTGCATCCCGAAGATGAAAATATCTATGGGCTGAGCCATATCCAATGGACCGGTAAACCGGTCAAGGCGAATTCTGCGGGTCGAAATGCCGTATTAGTCGGCGAGAATGCGCTGGACAGATCACCTTGCGGGACAGGTACTTCAGCCCGAATGGCCCAGTGGTATGCCAAAGGCAAACTGAAGCGGGGAGAAGAATTTGTCCATGAAAGTTATATCGGATCGCAGTTTGTCGGCCGTATAGAAGAGGAAACCGATATGAACGGGCAAGCTGCCATTATTCCTTCTGTAGAAGGCTGGGCAAGAATAACAGGCTACAATCATATCATTATCGATGATGAGGATCCTTATAAAGAAGGGTTTCAGGTTCTGTAA
- a CDS encoding aldehyde dehydrogenase (NADP(+)) yields MDQPKITLDGYAQLAAEAFQFLKSTTIAQRAEFMFAVADKIEALGAELLETAHQETALPLPRLTGEKARTVHQWRSYARAVASGLYAEARIDLPDTEKGKGDIRKYNVGIGPVLVFGASNFPFAFSTAGGDTASAIGAGCPVIVKGHAGHSRTSTIMADAITDVVSQFGWPHGTFSHVLGDHVEGTDIKIGAYLTAHPMVKAVGFTGSYWGGKALFDIANQREQPIPVFAEMGSVNPVFAFSQILDQRAEALAKEYAASLTLGVGQFCTNPGIFVAVKGAAFERFKRALAEEISGIAPAMMLNKGIYSHFEKNKNLLSNQPSVAFIAESQTAAQEGQGRPRIMATSADSFLKNDVLSEEVFGPFGLLIEADNYTQVLDVAKQLKGQLTITVAATSEDVREHQTVIDVVKDKAGRLLFNGMPTGVEVVYAMQHGGPFPASTDPRFTSVGPDAVKRFVRPLAFQNWPDEFLPAELKNGNPLAIHRIVDGVASAEKVSHK; encoded by the coding sequence ATGGATCAACCAAAGATAACCTTAGATGGATATGCTCAGTTAGCTGCCGAAGCCTTTCAATTTTTAAAGTCTACTACCATCGCTCAACGTGCGGAATTTATGTTTGCTGTAGCCGATAAGATCGAGGCACTGGGCGCCGAATTGCTGGAAACTGCCCATCAGGAGACGGCATTACCTCTGCCAAGACTCACGGGTGAAAAGGCGCGGACGGTGCATCAGTGGCGCAGTTACGCGAGAGCTGTGGCCTCAGGGCTCTATGCCGAAGCTCGTATCGATCTGCCCGACACCGAAAAGGGAAAGGGTGACATCAGAAAATATAATGTGGGTATCGGACCCGTATTGGTATTTGGGGCCAGTAACTTTCCGTTTGCTTTTTCTACGGCTGGCGGCGATACGGCGAGCGCCATAGGAGCGGGCTGTCCTGTCATTGTGAAGGGGCATGCCGGCCATAGCCGGACCTCCACAATCATGGCAGATGCGATTACGGATGTGGTATCCCAATTTGGGTGGCCTCATGGTACTTTTAGCCATGTTCTGGGTGATCATGTGGAAGGAACAGATATAAAGATAGGCGCTTACCTCACGGCGCATCCGATGGTGAAAGCCGTAGGTTTCACGGGCTCGTACTGGGGAGGGAAGGCACTTTTTGATATTGCCAATCAACGGGAGCAGCCTATTCCGGTATTTGCAGAAATGGGAAGTGTTAATCCGGTTTTTGCCTTTTCACAGATCCTTGATCAACGTGCAGAGGCCCTGGCCAAAGAATATGCGGCTTCGCTAACCTTGGGCGTAGGACAATTCTGCACCAACCCGGGGATCTTTGTGGCGGTAAAGGGAGCTGCTTTCGAACGCTTTAAGCGTGCGCTGGCAGAAGAAATCAGTGGAATAGCTCCGGCAATGATGTTAAATAAGGGAATCTATAGCCATTTTGAAAAAAATAAAAACCTATTGAGTAATCAGCCGTCGGTTGCTTTCATTGCGGAATCGCAGACTGCTGCACAAGAAGGACAAGGCCGGCCGCGGATAATGGCAACCTCAGCGGACAGCTTTCTGAAAAATGATGTGCTGAGTGAGGAGGTTTTTGGCCCGTTCGGACTGCTGATAGAAGCTGATAATTACACACAGGTCCTGGATGTGGCCAAACAGCTGAAAGGGCAGCTTACCATCACCGTTGCAGCCACCAGCGAGGATGTACGGGAGCATCAGACGGTCATCGATGTAGTCAAAGATAAAGCTGGCCGTCTGCTGTTCAATGGAATGCCTACGGGGGTAGAAGTGGTGTATGCCATGCAGCATGGAGGACCTTTCCCTGCTTCTACCGATCCGCGGTTTACCTCAGTAGGTCCGGATGCGGTGAAGCGCTTTGTACGGCCATTGGCTTTTCAGAACTGGCCCGACGAGTTTTTGCCCGCAGAGCTGAAAAATGGCAATCCCTTAGCTATCCACCGGATAGTTGACGGAGTGGCCAGTGCTGAGAAAGTGAGCCACAAATAA
- a CDS encoding dihydrodipicolinate synthase family protein — protein sequence MAELKWTGVYPAVLTPFKENGEIDYDMFTKNTEAQIAAGVHGIIIAGSLGDAAVLDTEEKFELLTFARQLVAGRVPVVLNIAENTTKNAVNFARKAKELGADGLMLLPPMRYKADDREVVTYFKAVAQATDLPILIYNNPIDYPVLVSLDMFGELQDCPTIQAVKESTRDLTNITRMKNRFGDRFKILGGVDTISLESLALGADGWVFGLVDAFPRETVAMYKLALNGEFEKALEIYRWFMPLLELDIHPKLIQYIKLAATAEGIGTPHLRAPRLPLVGEEADRINKVIADGIASRPTLN from the coding sequence ATGGCTGAATTAAAATGGACGGGGGTTTATCCTGCAGTATTGACACCGTTTAAAGAAAATGGGGAAATTGATTATGACATGTTTACAAAGAACACCGAGGCTCAGATCGCCGCTGGCGTGCATGGAATCATTATAGCAGGATCATTGGGCGATGCTGCAGTGCTGGATACGGAAGAGAAATTTGAATTGCTGACTTTTGCCCGTCAGCTTGTGGCCGGTCGTGTTCCGGTTGTGCTGAATATTGCAGAGAATACAACTAAAAACGCGGTCAACTTTGCACGGAAAGCGAAGGAATTAGGGGCGGATGGGCTGATGCTCCTGCCTCCTATGCGGTATAAAGCTGATGATCGCGAAGTAGTCACCTACTTTAAGGCGGTGGCGCAAGCAACAGATCTGCCTATCCTGATTTACAACAACCCTATCGATTATCCGGTATTGGTTTCTCTGGATATGTTTGGCGAATTACAGGATTGTCCGACGATTCAGGCGGTCAAGGAATCCACCCGGGATCTGACCAACATCACCAGAATGAAGAACAGATTTGGTGACCGTTTTAAAATTCTGGGCGGTGTGGACACCATCTCCCTGGAGTCCTTGGCCTTAGGAGCGGATGGCTGGGTATTTGGCCTGGTTGATGCATTTCCACGGGAGACCGTCGCTATGTATAAGCTGGCATTGAATGGTGAATTTGAGAAAGCGCTAGAAATCTATCGCTGGTTTATGCCTTTGCTGGAACTTGATATTCATCCGAAGCTGATTCAATATATCAAGCTGGCCGCCACAGCTGAGGGAATTGGTACACCGCATCTGCGCGCTCCACGTTTGCCTCTGGTGGGTGAAGAAGCTGATCGTATCAATAAGGTTATTGCCGATGGTATCGCCAGTCGCCCAACATTGAATTAA